A DNA window from Aquarana catesbeiana isolate 2022-GZ linkage group LG01, ASM4218655v1, whole genome shotgun sequence contains the following coding sequences:
- the LOC141129192 gene encoding nuclear factor 7, brain-like: MASADLRKELECYVCLNIYTDPVTLKCGHNFCRDCIGRVLDTQEGSGGYSCPECREEFQDRPALHRNITLRNIVESFLSAQPDQKKSGVFSTYCIHTPVPAVISCLMCEASLCDNHLRVHSKSPEHVLCVPTTSLENRKCSVQHSHLQAGGPNIGAVQQTSGVSGVTDILLDVGTASNLLHISDDQKTVSWSSSHQKRPETPERFQCSQVMSSQRFSSGRHYWEVDVRRAGYWRVGMCYPSIDRRGGQAYIGNNKKSWSLEGGWGWDNQHSVIHDRKEIRLPSIVSSGKARIDLDYEAGRISFYDLCDPIRHLHTFTTTFTEPLHAGVYVSGGYIKIRGGNQK, translated from the coding sequence atggcatctgctgatctgaggaaggagctggaatgttacgtctgtctgaacatttatacagatcctgtaaccctgaaatgtggacataacttctgccgggactgtattggtcgtgtgttggatacacaggaggggtctggaggttattcctgtcctgaatgtagagaagagttccaggatcggcctgcactgcacaggaacataacactacggaaCATAGTGGAGagtttcctgtctgctcagccagatcagaAGAAGTCCGGGGTCTTCTCtacttactgtattcacactcctgtacctgctgtgatatcctgtctgatgtgtgaagcttctctgtgtgacaatcacctgagagtccacagcaagtcaccagaacacgtcttatgtgtcCCCACCACTTCCttggagaacaggaaatgctccgtccaacACTCACACCTCCAGGCTGGAGGACCAAATATTGGGGCTGTACAGCAAACATCGGGGGTGTCGGGGGTTACAGACATATTATTGGACGTGGGGACAGCTAGTAATCttctacatatatcagatgaccAGAAAACTGTATCCTGGTCATCATCACATCAGAAacgcccagaaacaccagagagatttcagtgttctcaggtgatgagcagtcagaggttctcctcagggagacattactgggaagtggatgtcaggAGGGCAGGGtactggagagtcgggatgtgttaccccagtatagacaggagaggaggtCAGGCATATATTGGAAATAATAAGAAGTCCTGGagtttggagggggggtgggggtgggataaTCAGCACTCAGTGATACATGACAGGAAAGAGATCCGATTACCCAGCATTGTCTCCAGTGGGAAAgccaggatagatctggattatgaggccgggcggatctccttttatgatctgtgtgacccgatccgacatctccacaccttcaccaccaccttcactgagcccctccatgctggggtatATGTAAGTGGAGGTTATATAAAGATACGTGGGGGGAATCAGAAGTGA